In the Acidobacteriota bacterium genome, one interval contains:
- the ycaC gene encoding isochorismate family cysteine hydrolase YcaC, which produces MSNSFKYKRLSKDDAACLLVDHQSGLISLVQDFSPGEFKNNVLALAASAKYFQLPTILTTSFEDGPNGPLVPELKELFPDAPYFARPGQINAWDNEEFVDAVYKTGRKQLIIAGVVTEVCVAFPALSAIEAGYDVFVVTDASGTFNEVTRQAAWERMAAAGVQLMSWFGAACELHRDWRNDIEGLGALFSEHIPNYRNLITSYMAKQ; this is translated from the coding sequence ATGAGCAACTCATTCAAGTACAAGCGACTTTCGAAGGACGATGCGGCCTGCTTGCTGGTAGATCACCAGTCGGGCTTGATCTCCTTGGTACAGGACTTCTCGCCCGGTGAATTCAAGAATAACGTTCTCGCCTTAGCCGCAAGCGCCAAATATTTCCAGCTTCCCACGATCTTGACGACCAGCTTCGAGGACGGTCCGAATGGACCGCTCGTACCGGAACTCAAGGAGCTGTTCCCAGATGCGCCGTACTTCGCTCGCCCCGGGCAGATCAATGCCTGGGACAACGAGGAGTTTGTCGATGCAGTGTACAAGACTGGACGCAAGCAGTTGATCATCGCCGGGGTGGTCACGGAAGTGTGTGTTGCGTTCCCAGCGCTATCAGCTATCGAGGCTGGGTACGACGTCTTCGTGGTTACCGACGCCTCCGGGACATTCAATGAGGTTACGCGGCAGGCCGCTTGGGAACGCATGGCTGCAGCGGGTGTTCAGCTCATGAGCTGGTTTGGCGCAGCGTGCGAGTTGCACCGAGACTGGCGCAACGACATCGAGGGTCTTGGCGCGCTATTCTCCGAGCACATCCCGAACTACCGCAACCTTATAACGAGCTACATGGCCAAGCAGTAG
- a CDS encoding VOC family protein, whose protein sequence is MSDPFVPRVGGVLSADIAVPEHEREVRFYSRVLSTGENPLWREDLMNNWGMPIIGLGARSAEYADLPLQWMPHIQVADVAASVARARDLSGSELMHGKDDDGKSQWAVLLDPNGAAFGIVPVVTAEAFLPTEGVPSRDAATRVGCISWLDMTVSDASATRDFYRQVVDWSVQDVEMEEASERYADYNMLGDDGNPAAGVCHARGVNLGLPPVWMIYLPVGDLAESLRRVREEGGEVIKATRGRDGEYAYAAVRDPVGACLALVPG, encoded by the coding sequence ATGAGTGACCCGTTTGTCCCGCGCGTCGGTGGAGTCCTCAGCGCCGATATTGCCGTTCCCGAACATGAACGTGAGGTGCGCTTCTACTCACGCGTACTCAGCACGGGCGAGAATCCGCTTTGGCGCGAGGATCTGATGAACAACTGGGGCATGCCGATCATCGGCTTGGGCGCGCGCAGCGCGGAGTATGCTGACCTTCCGCTCCAGTGGATGCCGCACATTCAGGTCGCCGATGTGGCAGCCAGTGTAGCGCGTGCGCGCGATCTGAGCGGGAGTGAGCTCATGCATGGCAAAGACGACGATGGAAAGAGCCAGTGGGCGGTGCTGCTCGATCCGAATGGCGCGGCGTTTGGCATCGTCCCGGTCGTTACTGCGGAGGCGTTCCTGCCAACTGAGGGTGTCCCATCGCGCGACGCCGCGACGCGTGTGGGTTGCATCTCCTGGCTCGACATGACGGTCTCCGACGCCTCGGCCACCCGTGACTTCTATCGCCAGGTCGTTGACTGGTCGGTGCAGGACGTCGAGATGGAGGAGGCAAGCGAGCGCTACGCCGACTACAACATGCTCGGTGATGATGGAAACCCGGCGGCCGGAGTCTGTCATGCGCGCGGCGTGAACCTGGGTCTGCCGCCTGTCTGGATGATCTACCTTCCCGTTGGCGACCTCGCCGAAAGTCTCCGTCGCGTACGAGAGGAAGGGGGCGAGGTTATTAAGGCGACACGGGGGAGGGATGGGGAATACGCATATGCGGCTGTTCGGGATCCGGTCGGGGCGTGCCTGGCGTTGGTGCCGGGATAG